In Salinibacterium sp. ZJ70, one DNA window encodes the following:
- the aroB gene encoding 3-dehydroquinate synthase, which produces MTETTIIPVHGTDGMKDYTVQVGRGLLAGIAEQLPPKAEKVLIVHAPAMGARAEAMREQLSERYQVYLAEVPDAEGAKRVEVAAFCWGVLGQTDFTRSDVVIGFGGGATTDLAGFVAATWLRGIAVVQVPTTVLGMVDAAVGGKTGINTAEGKNLVGAFWAPRTVLCDLDLLDTLPRNELLAGYAEVVKAGFIAEPEILDIVEADPAKATDPSTPEFRRAIELAIAMKARVVGEDFTEQGLREILNYGHTLGHAIEHAERYQWRHGAAISIGMMFAAELSRLTRHLSDDAVDRHRRILDSLDLPTSYPAGRWNALLATMRRDKKARGALMRFIVLDDIGRPTVLQGPDESLLFSAYQEVAS; this is translated from the coding sequence ATGACCGAGACCACGATCATCCCGGTGCACGGCACCGACGGCATGAAGGACTACACCGTTCAGGTGGGTCGCGGTCTTCTCGCCGGGATCGCCGAGCAGCTGCCGCCGAAGGCGGAGAAGGTGCTCATCGTGCACGCCCCGGCGATGGGCGCGCGCGCCGAGGCGATGCGCGAGCAGCTGTCGGAGCGCTACCAGGTGTACCTCGCCGAGGTCCCGGATGCCGAAGGCGCCAAGCGCGTCGAGGTCGCGGCGTTCTGCTGGGGTGTCCTCGGTCAGACCGACTTCACCCGATCCGACGTCGTCATCGGCTTCGGCGGGGGAGCGACCACCGACCTCGCAGGCTTCGTCGCCGCCACCTGGCTGCGCGGCATCGCCGTCGTGCAGGTGCCGACGACCGTGCTCGGCATGGTCGACGCCGCCGTGGGCGGCAAGACGGGCATCAACACCGCGGAGGGCAAGAACCTCGTCGGCGCGTTCTGGGCGCCGCGCACTGTGCTGTGCGACCTCGATCTGCTCGACACCCTCCCGCGCAATGAGCTTCTCGCGGGCTACGCGGAGGTCGTGAAGGCCGGTTTCATCGCGGAGCCGGAGATCCTCGACATCGTCGAGGCAGACCCTGCGAAGGCCACCGACCCGTCGACGCCGGAGTTCCGTCGCGCGATCGAGCTCGCGATCGCCATGAAGGCGCGCGTCGTGGGGGAGGACTTCACCGAGCAGGGCCTGCGCGAGATCCTCAACTACGGCCACACCCTCGGCCACGCGATCGAGCACGCGGAGCGCTACCAGTGGCGTCACGGTGCCGCGATCTCGATCGGCATGATGTTCGCCGCCGAGCTCTCCCGTCTCACGCGGCACCTCTCGGATGACGCCGTCGACCGCCACCGCCGCATCCTCGACTCGCTCGATCTGCCGACGTCGTACCCGGCGGGGCGCTGGAACGCGCTGCTCGCGACCATGCGCCGCGACAAGAAGGCGCGCGGCGCGCTCATGCGCTTCATCGTGCTCGACGACATCGGGCGTCCGACTGTGCTGCAGGGCCCCGACGAGTCGCTGCTGTTCTCGGCGTACCAGGAGGTCGCGTCCTAG
- a CDS encoding shikimate kinase — MSGPRAVFIGPMGSGKTKVGKRVAKALGLGFVDTDKVIVAEHGPIADIFDAHGEPHFRALERAAVHAALQTDGIVSLGGGAVLDPETQAELAELPVVYLTISAEAVASRLDNGKRPLVRDGIASWQRIFDARRHIYEGLATIEIDTSSVPYDGVAQEVIDWLERA; from the coding sequence ATGAGCGGCCCTCGCGCGGTCTTCATCGGGCCCATGGGCTCCGGGAAGACGAAGGTCGGCAAGCGCGTCGCAAAGGCCCTCGGTCTCGGCTTCGTCGACACCGACAAGGTCATCGTCGCCGAGCACGGGCCGATCGCCGACATCTTCGACGCCCATGGCGAGCCGCACTTCCGTGCCCTCGAACGCGCCGCGGTGCACGCGGCGCTGCAGACCGACGGAATCGTGTCGCTCGGCGGCGGGGCGGTGCTCGACCCCGAGACGCAGGCGGAGCTCGCCGAACTTCCCGTCGTCTACCTGACGATCTCGGCTGAGGCGGTCGCGTCTCGTCTCGACAACGGCAAGCGTCCGCTCGTGCGCGACGGCATCGCATCCTGGCAGCGCATCTTCGACGCGCGCCGACACATCTACGAAGGTCTCGCGACGATCGAGATCGACACTTCGAGCGTGCCCTACGACGGCGTCGCTCAGGAGGTCATCGACTGGCTGGAGAGAGCATGA
- the aroC gene encoding chorismate synthase, whose product MLRWLTAGESHGPELVAVLEGMPADVPILPEQIQEDLQRRKLGYGRGARMKFEQDELSISGGIRFGKTMGGPIALRIGNTEWHRWVDVMSATPVDLETLPKGRGAALTRPRPGHADLVGMQKYDFPEARNVLERASARETAARVALGAVARAFLGELGIRLVSHTLSIETVSVPGDAPLPTPDDVEKLDADPLRCLDPETSAAMVARIDRAHDDGDTLGGVVEVLAYGVPPGLGSYVQWDRRLDAQLAAALMGIQAIKGVEVGDGFETTHRPGSQAHDEMVMDGATIRRESDKAGGIEGGMSTGTVLRVRAGMKPIATVPHALRTVDVATGDAAQAHHQRSDVCAVPAAGVVAEAMVALVLANSVLEKFGGDSVGETKRNLESYLAAIPDALRTEIATA is encoded by the coding sequence ATGCTTCGTTGGTTGACCGCCGGTGAGTCTCACGGCCCCGAACTCGTAGCCGTCCTCGAGGGGATGCCTGCGGATGTGCCCATCCTTCCCGAGCAGATCCAGGAGGATCTGCAGCGCCGGAAGCTCGGGTACGGCCGCGGCGCGCGCATGAAGTTCGAGCAGGATGAGCTCTCGATCTCGGGCGGCATCCGCTTCGGCAAGACGATGGGTGGCCCGATCGCGCTGCGCATCGGCAACACCGAGTGGCACCGCTGGGTCGACGTCATGTCGGCGACGCCCGTCGACCTCGAGACCCTGCCGAAGGGCCGCGGCGCGGCTCTCACGCGTCCGCGTCCCGGTCACGCCGACCTCGTGGGCATGCAGAAGTACGACTTCCCCGAGGCGCGCAACGTGCTCGAGCGCGCGAGCGCTCGCGAGACCGCCGCCCGCGTCGCTCTCGGTGCCGTCGCGCGTGCGTTCCTCGGCGAGCTCGGCATCCGGCTCGTCTCGCACACGCTCTCGATCGAGACGGTCAGCGTTCCGGGCGACGCGCCCCTGCCCACCCCGGACGATGTCGAGAAGCTCGACGCGGATCCGCTGCGCTGCCTCGACCCCGAGACCTCTGCCGCGATGGTCGCGCGCATCGATCGCGCGCACGACGACGGAGACACGCTCGGAGGTGTCGTCGAGGTGCTCGCCTACGGCGTCCCGCCGGGCCTCGGCAGCTACGTGCAGTGGGACCGCCGTCTCGACGCGCAGCTCGCCGCGGCGCTCATGGGGATCCAGGCGATCAAGGGCGTGGAGGTCGGCGACGGATTCGAGACCACACATCGCCCCGGTTCGCAGGCGCATGACGAGATGGTCATGGACGGCGCGACGATCCGCCGCGAGTCCGACAAGGCGGGCGGCATCGAAGGCGGCATGTCCACGGGCACCGTCCTGCGCGTCCGCGCCGGTATGAAGCCCATCGCGACCGTCCCGCACGCGCTGCGCACGGTCGACGTCGCGACGGGCGATGCGGCCCAGGCGCACCACCAGCGTTCGGATGTCTGCGCGGTTCCCGCCGCAGGCGTCGTGGCGGAGGCGATGGTCGCGCTCGTGCTCGCGAACTCTGTGCTCGAGAAGTTCGGCGGCGACTCCGTGGGTGAGACGAAGCGCAACCTCGAGTCCTACCTCGCGGCCATTCCCGACGCGCTGCGCACCGAGATCGCCACGGCATGA
- a CDS encoding shikimate dehydrogenase has product MRETRLRLAVLGSPIAHSKSPLLHAAAYRTLGLDWEYERHEVTDETLADFLAGLGPEWRGLSLTMPLKRRVAELVQDVDPVARATSQGNTILLDAGRPVKAFNTDVHGVVAALQSAGVEAATHAVVLGGGATAESAVAALRSMGGQVTVAVRDPQKVLDAGVFGAEIGVVALREVESGIREADVVVSTIPNAAEFTLPIPERVHGTLLDVAYHPWPTALASRWTDAGGRVVSGLEMLLHQAVHQVRIFVNGDPGVELPDEAAVIRAMRAAVE; this is encoded by the coding sequence GTGCGTGAGACGAGGCTCCGCCTCGCGGTTCTCGGCTCGCCCATCGCGCACTCGAAATCTCCGCTGCTGCACGCGGCGGCGTACCGCACGCTCGGTCTCGACTGGGAGTACGAGCGCCATGAGGTGACCGACGAGACGCTCGCCGACTTCCTGGCGGGCCTCGGGCCGGAGTGGCGGGGTCTCTCGCTCACGATGCCGCTCAAGCGGCGTGTGGCGGAGCTCGTCCAGGATGTCGATCCGGTCGCGCGCGCGACGTCGCAGGGCAACACGATCCTGCTCGATGCCGGGCGGCCGGTGAAGGCCTTCAACACGGACGTGCACGGCGTGGTCGCCGCGCTCCAGAGCGCGGGTGTCGAGGCCGCGACACACGCGGTCGTTCTCGGCGGGGGAGCGACGGCCGAGAGCGCCGTCGCAGCCCTCCGCAGCATGGGGGGCCAGGTGACGGTCGCTGTGCGCGACCCCCAGAAGGTGCTCGATGCAGGTGTCTTCGGAGCCGAGATCGGCGTGGTCGCTCTCCGCGAGGTGGAGAGCGGGATCCGGGAGGCGGACGTCGTCGTCAGCACGATCCCGAACGCCGCCGAGTTCACGCTGCCGATCCCGGAGCGCGTCCACGGCACGCTCCTCGACGTCGCGTACCACCCGTGGCCGACGGCTCTCGCATCGCGCTGGACGGATGCGGGCGGTCGGGTCGTGAGCGGCCTGGAGATGCTGCTGCACCAGGCAGTCCACCAGGTGCGCATCTTCGTGAACGGCGACCCCGGTGTCGAGCTGCCCGACGAGGCGGCCGTCATCCGGGCGATGCGCGCCGCTGTGGAATGA
- the mltG gene encoding endolytic transglycosylase MltG: MNSDPTWDDLVGPYTNPPVQAQSQASSGDAAAPVMSRRALRDASSRGRSRGGKPRRNGRGPWGWIIALVVVFGLVIGAGATVWVMYEDKIREVLGIAPEYDYSSTGNGEETFLVIEPGDIGSDVARKLHQAGVTMSYRAFYELLLADTSITFEPGSYRLQKEMSAESALAALQDPANRVIDRVTIPEGVTSVAALELIASSTEISLEELQTEAANFTQFGIPASAPNIEGWMFPATYTFEPGTTAKAAIQTLVDRMIQELDAQGVAPERRFEVLTKAALIQRESGPSVEDMQKIARVFENRLARGMLLQSDATVAYGTGKYHTVWTSPEERADASNPYNTYANPGLPLGPIGLPGADAIDAALAPVDGTWLYFVTVDLRTGETVFSNTLAEHERAAKRLYAWCKETPENESYCA; encoded by the coding sequence GTGAACTCTGACCCGACCTGGGACGATCTTGTCGGCCCGTATACGAACCCTCCCGTCCAGGCGCAGTCGCAGGCGTCGAGCGGCGACGCCGCGGCGCCCGTGATGTCGCGTCGCGCGCTCCGCGACGCCTCCTCACGGGGGCGCTCCCGCGGCGGGAAGCCGCGTCGGAACGGTCGCGGCCCGTGGGGGTGGATCATCGCGCTCGTCGTGGTGTTCGGGCTCGTCATCGGCGCCGGAGCCACCGTCTGGGTGATGTACGAGGACAAGATCCGCGAGGTGCTCGGGATCGCACCCGAATACGACTACTCGTCCACCGGCAACGGCGAGGAGACGTTCCTCGTGATCGAGCCGGGAGACATCGGTTCGGATGTGGCCCGCAAGCTGCACCAGGCGGGCGTCACGATGTCGTATCGCGCGTTCTACGAACTCCTCCTCGCTGACACGTCGATCACCTTCGAACCCGGCAGTTACCGTCTCCAGAAGGAGATGAGCGCGGAATCCGCTCTCGCCGCGCTGCAGGACCCGGCGAACCGCGTCATCGACCGCGTCACCATCCCCGAGGGCGTCACCTCGGTTGCGGCTCTCGAGCTCATCGCCTCATCCACGGAGATCTCTCTCGAGGAGCTGCAGACGGAAGCGGCGAACTTCACCCAGTTCGGCATTCCCGCGTCCGCTCCGAACATCGAGGGCTGGATGTTCCCCGCGACGTACACCTTCGAACCCGGGACGACCGCGAAGGCCGCCATCCAGACGCTCGTGGACCGCATGATCCAGGAGCTCGACGCCCAGGGCGTCGCGCCCGAGCGCCGGTTCGAGGTGCTCACGAAGGCCGCGTTGATCCAGCGCGAGTCGGGACCGAGCGTCGAGGACATGCAGAAGATCGCCCGTGTCTTCGAGAATCGTCTCGCACGCGGCATGCTGCTGCAGTCGGATGCGACGGTCGCGTACGGAACAGGCAAGTACCACACGGTGTGGACCTCGCCTGAGGAGCGCGCCGATGCGTCGAACCCGTACAACACGTACGCCAACCCCGGACTGCCGCTCGGCCCGATCGGGCTGCCCGGTGCGGATGCCATCGACGCGGCGCTCGCGCCCGTGGACGGCACCTGGCTCTACTTCGTGACGGTCGACCTGCGCACCGGGGAGACGGTGTTCTCGAACACCCTCGCCGAGCACGAGCGTGCGGCGAAGCGTCTGTACGCGTGGTGCAAGGAGACCCCGGAGAACGAGTCCTACTGTGCGTGA
- the ruvX gene encoding Holliday junction resolvase RuvX: MRRGVRLGIDVGRARVGVARSDPDGLLATPVETLARDDRTISGVLAHIAELDAFEVLVGLPLSLNGGDTPSTVDAREFAALLADATPVPVRLVDERMSTVSAQRQLHASGRKTKGSRSIIDQVAAVIILQNALESERASDRPPGSLVLPTKESGSEL; this comes from the coding sequence ATGCGTCGCGGCGTACGACTCGGCATCGATGTCGGCAGGGCGCGCGTCGGGGTGGCTCGCAGCGATCCCGATGGGCTCCTCGCGACGCCCGTCGAGACGCTCGCGCGTGACGACCGGACGATCAGCGGCGTGCTCGCGCACATCGCAGAGCTGGACGCGTTCGAGGTGCTCGTCGGACTTCCGCTCTCCCTCAACGGGGGCGACACCCCGTCGACCGTCGACGCGCGGGAGTTCGCGGCACTGCTCGCCGACGCGACCCCGGTTCCGGTGCGCCTCGTCGACGAGCGGATGAGCACGGTCAGCGCTCAGCGTCAGCTGCATGCGAGCGGTCGCAAGACCAAGGGCTCGCGATCGATCATCGATCAGGTCGCCGCTGTTATCATCCTCCAGAATGCCCTCGAGTCCGAGCGGGCGTCGGATCGTCCCCCTGGATCCCTCGTCCTTCCCACGAAAGAATCCGGCAGTGAACTCTGA
- the alaS gene encoding alanine--tRNA ligase: MQTAEIQRRWLNYFGDRGHTVVPSASLVTDDPTLMFTVAGMVPFIPYFTGVVPAPYPRATSVQKCIRTLDIEEVGKTTRHGTFFQMNGNFSFGDYFKEGAISYAWELLTSSETDGGLGFEERDLWVTVYEDDDEAIDLWKRVAGLPESRIQRLGKADNYWHTGQPGPGGPCSEIYFDRGPAYGAEGGPAVDDSRFLEIWNLVFMQYLLTDVRSKTDFDIAGELPKKNIDTGMGMERVAFLKQGVDNMYEIDQVRPVLDMASELSGRRYGADHDDDVRMRVIADHVRSGLMLMTDGVTPSNEGRGYILRRLLRRVVRSMRLLGVDAPSFTELFEASRVAMRDAYPEVEAEYERTSRLALGEEEAFLRTLASGTTILDVAVADTKKVGGEALSGDTAFLLHDTFGFPIDLTLEIAEEAGLSVDRAAFDTLMTDQRTRAKADAKAKKGKLADLSVYSQFRQLGETVFTGYEFLETESKVLGIIADGAPVQKAIAGQTVEVILAESSLYAESGGQAADKGSIVGDGFSLEVLDVQRPVKGLISHTVKVRSGEVGVDQPATSVVDADYRRGATQAHSATHLVHAALRQTLGQEAHQSGSFNKAGYMRLDFSWNQALSPETRSEIEEVANNAVRDNLEVVTRILPIDEARKAGAMALFGEKYGDTVRMVDIGGPWSRELCAGIHVRTSAEVGLVNLVSESSVGSTNRRVEALVGFDAFRDLAVERAIVSQLTANLKTPREQLPERISDLVAQLKAAEKKIAAFEASRLSERVPTLASQASRIGSVLAVVESVGELQSADELRSLVTSVRERLSAEAAVVVLAAQIGEKPSVIVATTQGARDAGVKAGPLAKQAASVLGGGGGGKDDMAQGGGSDIAAIGAALQAIRDALV; the protein is encoded by the coding sequence GTGCAGACCGCTGAGATCCAACGCCGCTGGCTGAACTACTTCGGAGACCGCGGCCACACCGTGGTGCCCTCCGCGTCGCTCGTGACCGACGACCCCACGCTGATGTTCACGGTGGCCGGCATGGTTCCGTTCATCCCGTACTTCACCGGTGTCGTGCCGGCGCCGTATCCGCGCGCCACGAGTGTGCAGAAGTGCATCCGCACCCTCGACATCGAAGAGGTCGGCAAGACCACGCGCCACGGCACGTTCTTCCAGATGAACGGCAACTTCAGCTTCGGCGACTACTTCAAGGAAGGCGCCATCTCCTACGCGTGGGAGCTGCTCACGTCATCTGAGACCGACGGCGGTCTCGGGTTCGAGGAGCGCGACCTGTGGGTCACGGTCTACGAGGACGACGACGAGGCGATCGACCTCTGGAAGCGCGTCGCGGGGCTCCCCGAGAGCCGCATCCAGCGTCTCGGCAAGGCCGACAACTACTGGCACACCGGTCAGCCCGGGCCTGGCGGCCCCTGCTCGGAGATCTACTTTGACCGCGGTCCCGCGTACGGAGCCGAGGGCGGCCCCGCCGTCGACGACTCGCGCTTCCTCGAGATCTGGAACCTCGTCTTCATGCAGTACCTCCTCACGGACGTGCGCTCGAAGACCGACTTCGACATCGCGGGCGAGCTGCCGAAGAAGAACATCGACACCGGCATGGGCATGGAGCGCGTCGCGTTCCTCAAGCAGGGCGTCGACAACATGTACGAGATCGACCAGGTGCGTCCGGTTCTCGACATGGCATCCGAGCTCTCGGGCCGCCGCTACGGCGCCGATCACGACGACGACGTGCGCATGCGCGTCATCGCCGACCACGTGCGCTCGGGCCTCATGCTCATGACCGACGGCGTCACGCCGTCCAACGAAGGCCGCGGGTACATCCTGCGCCGTCTGCTGCGTCGCGTTGTGCGCTCGATGCGTCTGCTGGGCGTCGACGCGCCGAGCTTCACCGAGCTGTTCGAGGCGTCCCGTGTGGCGATGCGCGATGCCTACCCGGAGGTCGAGGCGGAGTACGAGCGCACGTCGCGTCTCGCGCTCGGCGAGGAGGAGGCGTTCCTGCGCACGCTCGCGAGCGGCACGACGATCCTCGATGTCGCTGTCGCCGACACCAAGAAGGTGGGCGGCGAGGCGCTCTCGGGTGACACCGCGTTCCTGCTCCACGACACGTTCGGCTTCCCGATCGATCTCACCCTCGAGATCGCCGAGGAGGCGGGCCTCTCGGTCGACCGTGCCGCGTTCGACACCCTCATGACCGACCAGCGCACACGCGCCAAGGCCGACGCGAAGGCGAAGAAGGGCAAGCTCGCCGACCTCTCGGTGTACTCGCAGTTCCGCCAGCTCGGCGAGACGGTGTTCACCGGCTACGAGTTCCTCGAGACGGAGTCGAAGGTTCTCGGCATCATCGCCGACGGCGCGCCCGTGCAGAAGGCCATCGCAGGCCAGACCGTCGAGGTCATCCTCGCGGAGTCGTCGCTGTACGCGGAGTCCGGTGGTCAGGCTGCCGACAAGGGCTCGATCGTGGGCGATGGCTTCTCCCTCGAGGTGCTCGACGTGCAGCGCCCCGTGAAGGGGCTCATCAGCCACACGGTGAAGGTGCGCTCGGGTGAGGTCGGCGTGGATCAGCCCGCCACGAGCGTCGTCGACGCGGACTACCGCCGCGGCGCCACCCAGGCGCACTCGGCGACGCACCTCGTGCACGCCGCGCTGCGCCAGACCCTCGGCCAGGAGGCACACCAGTCCGGATCCTTCAACAAGGCGGGCTACATGCGCCTCGATTTCTCGTGGAACCAGGCGCTCAGCCCGGAGACCCGCAGCGAGATCGAAGAGGTCGCCAACAACGCCGTGCGCGACAACCTCGAGGTCGTCACGCGCATCCTTCCCATCGACGAGGCCCGCAAGGCCGGCGCGATGGCTCTCTTCGGCGAGAAGTACGGTGACACCGTGCGCATGGTCGACATCGGCGGTCCGTGGTCGCGCGAGCTCTGCGCCGGCATCCATGTGCGCACCTCAGCTGAGGTGGGGCTCGTGAACCTCGTGTCGGAGTCGAGTGTCGGCTCCACCAACCGACGCGTCGAGGCTCTCGTCGGTTTCGACGCCTTCCGCGACCTCGCGGTGGAGCGCGCGATCGTCAGCCAGCTGACCGCGAACCTCAAGACACCGCGCGAGCAGCTGCCGGAGCGCATCTCCGACCTCGTCGCGCAGCTCAAGGCGGCCGAGAAGAAGATCGCGGCGTTCGAAGCCAGCCGGCTCTCGGAGCGGGTGCCGACCCTCGCGTCGCAGGCATCGCGCATCGGCTCGGTGCTCGCGGTCGTCGAGAGCGTCGGCGAGCTGCAGTCTGCCGACGAGCTGCGCAGCCTCGTCACCTCGGTGCGCGAGCGTCTGAGCGCGGAGGCGGCTGTCGTCGTGCTCGCGGCGCAGATCGGCGAGAAGCCGTCGGTGATCGTCGCGACCACGCAGGGCGCCCGCGACGCGGGTGTGAAGGCGGGCCCGCTCGCGAAGCAGGCAGCCTCGGTGCTCGGCGGTGGCGGCGGCGGCAAGGACGACATGGCTCAGGGTGGCGGCAGCGATATCGCGGCCATCGGCGCCGCGCTGCAGGCGATCCGCGACGCTCTCGTCTGA
- the rpsD gene encoding 30S ribosomal protein S4, whose protein sequence is MVTKSQDRRKVRLSRALGIPLTPKAAKYLEKRPYAPGEHGRTKRKADSDYAVRLREKQRLREQYGIREKQLRIVFNEARRTQGLTGENLVELLEMRLDALVLRAGFARTTAQARQLVVHRHIKVDGQLVDRPSFRVKPGQLIHVKESSESLEPFQVAAAGGHAEVLPKVPAYLSVELDKLQARLERRPKRAEVPVTCEVQLVVEYYAAR, encoded by the coding sequence TTGGTCACCAAGTCCCAGGACCGCCGCAAGGTCCGTCTGTCCCGTGCGCTCGGCATCCCGCTCACCCCGAAGGCTGCCAAGTACCTCGAGAAGCGTCCCTACGCTCCGGGTGAGCACGGCCGCACCAAGCGCAAGGCCGACAGCGACTACGCCGTCCGTCTGCGCGAGAAGCAGCGTCTCCGCGAGCAGTACGGCATCCGCGAGAAGCAGCTCCGCATCGTCTTCAACGAGGCCCGCCGCACCCAGGGCCTGACGGGTGAGAACCTCGTCGAGCTCCTCGAGATGCGTCTCGACGCCCTCGTGCTGCGTGCCGGCTTCGCCCGCACCACCGCGCAGGCTCGCCAGCTCGTCGTGCACCGTCACATCAAGGTCGACGGCCAGCTCGTCGACCGCCCGTCGTTCCGCGTGAAGCCGGGTCAGCTCATCCACGTCAAGGAGTCCTCGGAGAGCCTCGAGCCGTTCCAGGTCGCCGCTGCCGGTGGTCACGCCGAGGTCCTGCCGAAGGTCCCCGCGTACCTCTCGGTCGAGCTCGACAAGCTCCAGGCCCGTCTCGAGCGTCGCCCCAAGCGCGCCGAGGTCCCCGTGACCTGCGAAGTCCAGCTCGTCGTCGAGTACTACGCCGCGCGCTGA
- a CDS encoding replication-associated recombination protein A, with protein MTSQQGLRTGSTPLAVRMRPSSLDEVAGQRHLLGPGSPLVNLAADATGESGSVSVILWGPPGTGKTTLAQAIARGSGRRFVELSAVTAGVKDVRQVMDEARAARDLYGTSTVLFLDEIHRFTKAQQDALLPGVENGWVILVAATTENPSFSVISPLLSRSLLLTLEQLSEEDLAILIDRAVSDPRGLQGAVTLTDDARAAIIRLASGDARRALTALEAAAMVAAAPGAVEEGGTPEITAEIVASTVDRALLRYDRQGDEHYDVISAFIKSVRGSDVDAALHYLARMIEAGEDPRFIARRIMISAAEDIGMADPNALQVAVAAAQGVQLIGMPEGRILLAEAVVYLATAPKSNASYKALDAAIADVRAGRIGRVPKHLRDAHYPGAKRLGHGKGYLYAHDAPYSVAAQEHLPKELKGTRYYAPTGNGYERELTARLERLRALLQGKPMPKREEPAAPTDAAPASDS; from the coding sequence ATGACCAGCCAGCAGGGACTCCGCACGGGGTCGACCCCTCTGGCGGTCCGGATGCGCCCGAGTTCGCTCGATGAGGTCGCCGGTCAGCGGCACCTGCTCGGCCCCGGGTCGCCGCTCGTCAACCTCGCCGCGGACGCGACAGGGGAGTCGGGTTCGGTCTCCGTGATCCTCTGGGGCCCTCCCGGCACCGGCAAGACGACGCTCGCGCAGGCGATCGCGCGCGGATCGGGTCGACGCTTCGTCGAGCTCTCGGCCGTGACGGCGGGCGTCAAGGATGTGCGACAGGTCATGGATGAGGCGCGTGCCGCTCGTGACCTCTACGGCACCTCGACGGTGCTCTTCCTCGATGAGATCCACCGCTTCACCAAGGCGCAGCAGGACGCTCTGCTCCCCGGAGTCGAGAACGGGTGGGTCATCCTCGTCGCCGCGACGACCGAGAACCCCTCGTTCTCGGTCATCTCCCCGCTCTTGTCCCGCTCGCTCCTGCTGACGCTCGAGCAGCTCTCCGAGGAGGACCTCGCGATCCTCATCGATCGTGCCGTCTCCGACCCGCGTGGTCTTCAGGGTGCGGTGACGCTCACCGATGACGCCCGCGCCGCGATCATCCGCCTCGCATCGGGAGATGCGCGCCGCGCGCTCACCGCGTTGGAGGCCGCGGCGATGGTCGCTGCGGCGCCCGGCGCCGTGGAGGAGGGCGGGACGCCCGAGATCACGGCGGAGATCGTCGCCTCGACGGTCGATCGCGCGCTTCTGCGGTACGACCGCCAGGGCGACGAGCACTACGACGTCATCAGCGCGTTCATCAAGTCGGTGCGCGGATCCGATGTGGACGCCGCGCTGCACTACCTCGCGCGCATGATCGAGGCGGGGGAGGACCCTCGCTTCATCGCCCGCCGCATCATGATCTCCGCCGCGGAGGACATCGGCATGGCCGACCCGAACGCCCTGCAGGTCGCGGTCGCGGCGGCACAGGGCGTGCAGCTGATCGGCATGCCCGAGGGGCGCATCCTGCTCGCGGAGGCTGTCGTGTATCTGGCGACCGCGCCGAAGTCGAACGCCTCCTACAAGGCTCTCGACGCGGCGATCGCGGATGTGCGCGCGGGGCGGATCGGCCGAGTGCCGAAGCATCTGCGCGACGCGCACTACCCGGGCGCGAAGCGGCTCGGTCACGGCAAGGGCTACCTGTACGCGCACGATGCGCCGTACAGCGTCGCCGCCCAGGAGCACCTGCCGAAGGAGCTGAAGGGCACCCGCTACTACGCGCCCACCGGCAACGGCTACGAGCGCGAGCTCACGGCGCGCCTCGAGCGTCTGCGCGCGCTGCTGCAGGGCAAGCCGATGCCGAAGCGCGAGGAGCCCGCCGCGCCGACGGACGCCGCGCCCGCCTCCGACAGCTGA